CACCTTGCCGGGTTCTTCGTCATCGACGTCGCGTCGCAGGAGCGTGCCCAGGAGATCGCCGAAGCGTTCTCCTGTCCCGGCGACACCATCGAGCTGCGCCCGACGATGCGGCCGGGCTGCGAGTCCTGACGCCGTTTCCGGCTTGATCACGGATGGCGGGACGGAGGACGTGTGGCGTCGCGAGGTGCCACACGTCCTCGCTGCGCTCCAGCGTCGGGGCGTCGCTCTAGAGGACTGTGAGGACGCCGTCCAGGAGACGCTCCTGGCTGCTGCCGTGCAGTGGCCCCGTGAAGGCATGCCTACGAATCCCCGAGGATGGTTGATCCGGGTCGCTTCTCGCCGTCTCATCGACGCTCAGCGCTCTGATGCCGCCCGCCCTCGCCGCGAGCTCCAGACTGAGCAGGACCGCACGGCCACGTGGAGCCAGCGAGTCGATGACCACGACGACTCGCTCCAGATGCTGGTCCTGTGTTGTCATCCGGCGCTGACCACGGCCTCCGCAGTGGCGCTCACGCTGCGTGCCGTCGGCGGCCTTACCACCCGCCAGATCGCAGCCGGTCTGCTCGTCCCGGAGTCCACTGCCGCGCAACGAGTCAGTCGGGCAAAGGCCACCCTGCGCAGCGCCGGTGCCCGTTTCGAACCTGTTCCTCCCGAGCAGCTGCCGGCCCGACTCCATGCCGTCCGGCACGTCCTTCACCTGATCTTCACGACCGGGTCTTCGCTGCCTTCTGGGTCCACGGTCATCGACCGAACCTTGACCGACGACGCCATCCGCATCACCGAGCGTCTCCACCGGGCTGTGCCCCGCGATCCGGAGACCGCCGGGCTCCTTGCGCTCATGCTCCTGGTTGACGCCAGGGCCGCCACCCGCGTCAATGACGGCCGACTCGTCCCGCTGGCCGAGCAGGATCGGGCCGCGTGGGACGCCGCGCAGATTGATCGCGCGGTCTTGCTCCTCGAGGAGGCCCTGCCCCGCGGCCGCGTCGGGCCGTTCCAGCTGCAGGCCGCCATTGCGGCCGTGCACGCCACAGCAGCCGCCTTCGCAGACACCGACTGGCCACAGATACTCGAGCTCTACCGAATGCTCCTGACCGTCGCCCCCAGCGCGGCCGTTGAGCTCGGCGCAGCCATCGCGCTCAGCGAGGTCGAGGGCCCTGAGGCCGGTCTGGCGGCACTCGAGCCTCTCGCTGCGGCACGCCCCCGAGACCAT
The Nocardioides luti genome window above contains:
- a CDS encoding RNA polymerase sigma factor encodes the protein MPHVLAALQRRGVALEDCEDAVQETLLAAAVQWPREGMPTNPRGWLIRVASRRLIDAQRSDAARPRRELQTEQDRTATWSQRVDDHDDSLQMLVLCCHPALTTASAVALTLRAVGGLTTRQIAAGLLVPESTAAQRVSRAKATLRSAGARFEPVPPEQLPARLHAVRHVLHLIFTTGSSLPSGSTVIDRTLTDDAIRITERLHRAVPRDPETAGLLALMLLVDARAATRVNDGRLVPLAEQDRAAWDAAQIDRAVLLLEEALPRGRVGPFQLQAAIAAVHATAAAFADTDWPQILELYRMLLTVAPSAAVELGAAIALSEVEGPEAGLAALEPLAAARPRDHRVIAARAHMLETLARPEAAVAFRQAAALTDSIPEQNYLNVKAGHA